Proteins encoded by one window of Fodinicurvata sediminis DSM 21159:
- a CDS encoding sensor histidine kinase codes for MPSTGVSMIGVPERTTADADAQRSETSQPSGPAEGRSEDFLRASAEWLWETDSDLRLTYVSAPVARGLGRLAHKLVGEPLLSLFSEAEQKADEQSRDRLHRAVEARRPFRNLLFHITSPDGEGDVISLCGVAYFDEATGRYLGYRGTAAPWESYAINRGQPQGRQPVDSEVDEDSYYRLIQEMERLAIEVSELRYGLKTSDQQDEEDESETERLARLAHELRSPLNAIMGYADFATKSPYGPLPSRYLHCLQSISAAASHLQRVITTFVEEKQPEEERQPRSEDELPLAEIVAEVAVILSLEAERAGVNWSNIGPVGPWMVKGDRRAIAQILINLLGNAIKFTPKGRSVGLKAEPLSDEQLAIVIWDEGVGIPKDELERIFEAGYRSKQRKDHIRPGRGLGLAIAQDLAHELGGDIVAESTPGQGSRFVVTLPRVMQEQTASSANDEAEPLSMDHSLQPSTQGASETPHYSSF; via the coding sequence ATGCCGTCCACCGGCGTGTCCATGATAGGCGTCCCCGAACGCACCACCGCAGATGCGGATGCACAACGGAGCGAAACCAGCCAACCATCAGGTCCGGCTGAAGGGCGCTCCGAGGATTTTCTGCGCGCTTCTGCCGAATGGCTTTGGGAGACCGACAGCGACTTGCGCCTGACCTATGTCAGTGCACCCGTCGCACGGGGGTTGGGGCGCCTGGCCCACAAGCTCGTCGGAGAGCCTCTGCTGTCACTCTTTTCGGAGGCCGAGCAGAAGGCGGATGAACAAAGTCGCGACCGCCTGCATCGTGCGGTCGAGGCGCGCCGCCCTTTCCGGAATCTCCTGTTCCACATCACCTCCCCCGATGGAGAGGGCGATGTGATCAGCCTTTGCGGCGTCGCCTATTTCGACGAGGCCACCGGGCGATATCTGGGCTACCGCGGAACCGCTGCTCCTTGGGAATCCTACGCTATAAACCGCGGGCAACCCCAAGGCCGGCAGCCTGTCGACAGTGAAGTCGACGAGGACAGCTACTACCGCCTCATCCAGGAGATGGAACGCCTGGCCATAGAGGTATCCGAACTGCGCTATGGCCTGAAGACCAGCGATCAGCAGGATGAAGAAGACGAAAGCGAGACCGAACGGCTCGCGCGCCTGGCCCACGAACTGCGCTCGCCCCTGAACGCCATCATGGGATATGCGGATTTTGCAACGAAAAGCCCCTATGGGCCGCTGCCCTCACGCTATCTTCATTGCCTGCAGAGCATATCCGCGGCGGCCTCACATCTACAGCGCGTGATCACCACCTTCGTGGAGGAAAAGCAGCCTGAAGAGGAAAGGCAGCCGCGGTCTGAGGACGAGCTGCCTTTGGCCGAAATCGTCGCGGAAGTTGCTGTCATCCTGTCGCTGGAAGCAGAACGTGCCGGCGTGAACTGGTCGAATATTGGCCCGGTCGGGCCCTGGATGGTCAAGGGTGACCGGAGGGCCATAGCCCAGATCCTGATCAATCTGTTAGGCAATGCCATCAAGTTTACGCCGAAGGGACGGTCCGTGGGCCTGAAAGCAGAGCCTCTTTCGGACGAGCAACTGGCCATCGTGATATGGGACGAAGGTGTCGGCATCCCCAAGGATGAGCTGGAACGCATTTTCGAGGCTGGCTACCGCTCGAAGCAGCGCAAGGACCATATACGGCCGGGACGCGGGCTGGGGTTGGCCATTGCGCAGGATCTGGCGCATGAACTTGGCGGTGATATCGTTGCCGAAAGCACGCCCGGTCAGGGATCACGCTTTGTTGTCACCCTGCCCCGTGTCATGCAGGAGCAGACGGCTTCATCGGCCAACGACGAGGCCGAGCCCCTGTCGATGGACCACAGTCTGCAGCCGTCCACCCAGGGCGCCTCGGAAACGCCTCACTATTCATCCTTCTGA
- a CDS encoding SDR family oxidoreductase — translation MSTVLITGANRGIGLALASCFVEEGWEVHACCRHPEKATALKALGESVTIHRLDVMDMLQTENLARSLSDVPLDILVNNAGAKDPGSPFGKVSYEEWSRVFAINTMAPLHLAERFVDQLERGSRKLIVNISSRMGSIGDNDSGGSYIYRSSKAALNMVTRSLSIDLADRGISAIAVHPGWVRTKMGGPNAHLDTDESAGSLKDLMLNLRPEDNGCLLNHDGQRLPW, via the coding sequence TTGTCGACTGTCCTGATAACCGGTGCCAATCGCGGGATCGGACTGGCGCTGGCCAGCTGTTTCGTGGAAGAGGGCTGGGAGGTGCATGCCTGTTGCCGGCATCCGGAAAAGGCCACCGCCCTGAAGGCCCTGGGCGAGTCTGTCACGATTCACAGGCTCGATGTGATGGATATGCTCCAGACCGAGAACTTGGCCCGCAGCCTTTCCGATGTGCCGCTTGATATCCTGGTGAACAACGCAGGGGCAAAGGATCCGGGGTCGCCCTTTGGAAAGGTTTCTTACGAGGAATGGTCGCGCGTTTTTGCCATCAACACCATGGCCCCCCTTCACTTGGCAGAACGCTTTGTCGACCAACTGGAAAGGGGCTCGAGGAAGCTGATCGTCAACATCAGTTCACGCATGGGATCCATTGGCGATAACGACAGTGGCGGCAGCTATATTTACCGCTCCAGCAAGGCGGCCCTCAACATGGTCACGCGCTCGCTGTCCATAGACCTGGCTGACCGTGGAATATCCGCAATTGCCGTACATCCTGGCTGGGTGCGCACCAAGATGGGCGGACCGAATGCACATCTGGACACCGATGAATCGGCAGGCTCACTGAAGGATCTGATGCTCAATCTGCGTCCGGAAGACAATGGGTGCCTGCTCAATCACGACGGCCAGCGGCTCCCCTGGTAG
- a CDS encoding (2Fe-2S)-binding protein, whose amino-acid sequence MYVCLCNGFTCRDVRRSIEEGAGTVGQVYKAQGAKPNCGRCRETISDILTEGRTSSESLPMDAPAFPIAAE is encoded by the coding sequence ATGTACGTTTGTCTCTGCAACGGATTTACCTGTCGGGATGTGCGCCGCTCCATAGAGGAGGGCGCAGGGACTGTTGGACAGGTTTACAAGGCCCAGGGCGCGAAGCCCAATTGCGGGCGCTGCCGGGAAACCATCAGTGATATTCTGACAGAAGGGCGGACATCTTCTGAAAGTCTGCCTATGGATGCTCCAGCTTTTCCGATCGCTGCAGAGTGA
- a CDS encoding enoyl-CoA hydratase-related protein translates to MHEPLFREERREDGIVRIILARPEVHNAFNDALIAGLSRSLERLDSDPNVRLLQLAAEGASFSAGADLNWMEAMASYSESENIRDAEAMAGLMERLNSFSRPTIAVVQGAAMGGGVGLVACCDIALAADTAIFALSEVRLGLIPAVISPYVLDAIGVRAARRYFQTGEKFSAEEACRLGLLHEVVVPEQLEARAEALSDSLLTGGPMAQRAAKELIFSVEANRRSSELKRATAARIARLRASHEGREGIRAFLDRSTPSWRDVREEKPVTASRGNKKG, encoded by the coding sequence ATGCATGAGCCTTTGTTCCGGGAAGAGCGCAGGGAGGACGGTATCGTTCGAATTATCCTGGCGCGCCCCGAAGTCCACAATGCCTTCAACGATGCCTTGATCGCCGGCCTGAGCCGGAGCCTGGAGAGGCTGGACAGCGATCCGAACGTTCGCCTTCTTCAACTCGCCGCTGAAGGTGCATCATTTTCCGCAGGCGCCGATCTGAACTGGATGGAGGCGATGGCCAGCTATAGTGAGTCCGAGAACATCCGGGATGCCGAGGCGATGGCGGGCCTGATGGAACGCCTCAACAGCTTTTCAAGGCCGACGATTGCCGTGGTTCAGGGGGCAGCCATGGGCGGCGGTGTTGGCCTTGTCGCTTGCTGCGATATCGCTTTGGCGGCCGATACGGCCATTTTCGCCCTGAGTGAGGTCAGGCTGGGGCTTATCCCGGCCGTCATCTCGCCCTATGTTCTTGATGCCATAGGCGTGCGTGCGGCCAGACGCTACTTCCAGACGGGCGAGAAATTCTCGGCGGAAGAGGCCTGTCGCTTGGGATTGCTGCACGAGGTTGTGGTTCCGGAGCAATTGGAGGCTCGGGCCGAAGCCCTGTCGGACAGCCTTCTGACCGGAGGTCCAATGGCCCAGCGCGCGGCCAAGGAGCTGATCTTTTCGGTCGAGGCAAACCGCCGTTCGTCGGAGTTGAAACGGGCAACAGCGGCGCGGATTGCGCGCCTGCGCGCCTCTCATGAGGGACGTGAAGGCATTCGTGCCTTCCTGGACAGATCGACACCCTCATGGCGTGATGTCAGGGAAGAGAAGCCAGTCACAGCGTCCAGAGGAAACAAGAAAGGATAA
- a CDS encoding Lrp/AsnC ligand binding domain-containing protein, with product MAAKSSKEIASDRVLDQVDRNILRALQAEGRLSNVELARRVNLSPTPCLERVRRLEREGYIKGYRAILDPMKLDAALMILVQVTLDRTTPETFEQFRKIVEGLPEVLECHMVSGGFDYLLKVRMPDMATYRKFLGEGLAEMSAIAQTHSYVVMEEVKTDSPLPIHELSEALETE from the coding sequence ATGGCAGCAAAATCATCCAAGGAAATTGCTTCTGATAGGGTTTTGGACCAGGTGGACCGCAATATCCTTCGTGCCCTGCAGGCAGAGGGCCGGCTGAGCAACGTCGAACTGGCACGGCGTGTGAATTTAAGTCCCACACCCTGCCTCGAGCGCGTTCGGCGTCTTGAACGCGAAGGCTATATAAAGGGCTACCGCGCAATCCTGGATCCCATGAAGCTCGACGCCGCCCTGATGATCCTGGTCCAGGTGACACTGGACCGTACGACACCGGAAACTTTCGAACAATTTCGCAAGATTGTCGAGGGGCTGCCGGAAGTACTGGAGTGCCACATGGTTTCAGGTGGCTTCGATTACCTGCTTAAGGTGCGAATGCCCGATATGGCGACCTATCGAAAGTTCCTGGGCGAGGGGCTGGCCGAAATGTCGGCCATCGCCCAGACCCATTCCTATGTGGTCATGGAAGAGGTCAAGACAGACAGCCCGCTGCCCATTCACGAACTCTCCGAGGCCTTAGAGACAGAATGA
- a CDS encoding glutathione S-transferase family protein, protein MYRLYWSPSTGAFAPEALLNEIGARYERVFVDTRKNEQSSPDFLKLNPRGQVPALELPDGSVMTESAAMMLTLCERHPESELLPPPGEAARAQLYRWLFFAVANIYEAILRRYYSDRFTVDPMGGEAIQRQAEKDLVSYWGIVEQEALSESGGLQGAGFSLLDIYLSMLAAWQPQAKDVLETHPRLARMVGRVSQRPAIAPVWNEHFALKAQA, encoded by the coding sequence ATGTATCGACTATACTGGTCTCCCTCGACGGGGGCCTTTGCACCCGAAGCCCTATTGAACGAAATAGGGGCCCGCTACGAGCGTGTGTTCGTGGATACGCGCAAGAACGAACAGAGTTCACCCGATTTCCTGAAGCTCAACCCTCGTGGACAAGTGCCGGCGTTGGAGCTCCCTGACGGCAGTGTCATGACCGAATCGGCAGCGATGATGCTGACACTTTGCGAACGGCATCCGGAATCCGAGCTGCTGCCACCCCCGGGAGAAGCGGCGCGTGCCCAGCTCTATCGTTGGCTGTTCTTCGCGGTTGCCAATATCTACGAAGCGATTCTGCGCCGCTATTACAGCGATCGCTTTACTGTCGATCCGATGGGCGGTGAAGCCATTCAGCGTCAGGCTGAAAAGGATTTGGTGAGTTATTGGGGGATCGTGGAACAGGAGGCGTTGTCCGAGTCGGGTGGCCTGCAAGGTGCCGGTTTCAGCTTGCTCGACATCTACTTGTCCATGCTTGCGGCTTGGCAGCCCCAGGCCAAGGATGTACTGGAAACACATCCCAGGCTTGCGCGCATGGTCGGCCGGGTCAGTCAGCGCCCCGCAATTGCACCCGTGTGGAACGAGCATTTCGCCCTCAAGGCGCAGGCTTGA
- the putA gene encoding bifunctional proline dehydrogenase/L-glutamate gamma-semialdehyde dehydrogenase PutA has product MIIDPALAEVSTLRQKLRQTTHADETETVNQLIKLAESDADTRHRVERKATDLVKAVRNSRIGQGGIDAFMHEYELSSKEGVILMCLAEAMLRVPDSYTVDKLIKDKIGSAEWDKHVGASESLFVNASTWALMLTGRVVKLNDADRQNVGGVLRRLVQRSGEPVIRRAVREAMRIMGRQFVMGRTIEEALERAKPVEAKGYRYSYDMLGEAARTMEDADRYYQSYRDAIAAIGKAGADKNIDDSPGISVKLSALHPRYEFAHRDRVMSEIVPRLKQLCLDAKQKEIALCVDAEEADRLDISLDVIEAVSGDPDLAGWNGFGLAVQAYQKRAHMVIDWLADMARKHQRRLNVRLVKGAYWDTEIKHAQELGYPGYPVFTRKVLTDVSYLACAKKLLSNTDVFYPQFATHNAQTLAAILEFAGDNQEYEFQRLHGMGEALYEEVVGKKKHNRPCRIYAPVGSHEDLLAYLVRRLLENGANSSFVNRIQDEDLPIEEMVADPVEQAKKLKHVPHPHIPLPRNIYGDARRNSAGLDLTNISVMSPLSQSMREKAEKHWSAAPIINGKEAKGRAEDVRNPADNTEVVGQVVNATPQQALEALEIATKAHFSWNETPADQRAACLDRMADLMEENTAELMAICIKEAGKSPNDAIAEVREAVDFCRYYAMKAREDFGAPLKLPGPTGEIDEYGLHGRGTFLCISPWNFPLAIFTGQISAALVAGNCVIAKPAEQTSLVAAAAVRLLHKAGIPKDVLHLIPGDGAKIGGALIADTRISGIAFTGSVETARLINQSLAKREGPIVPLIAETGGQNAMLVDSTALPEQVIRDVVISAFQSAGQRCSALRILCIQEDVAEKTLKMLSGAISELSVGDPAWLSTDVGPVIDSEARDMLNGHINRMEAEGRLIARASAPESADKGTFVPPVAFEIDSLNRLQGEVFGPVLHVLRYKAEKMDKLIEDINALNYGLTFGIHTRIDSTVDFVRRRIRVGNMYVNRNMIGAVVGVQPFGGEGLSGTGPKAGGPHYLHRFATERVISIDTTAAGGNASLMSMSEDLPM; this is encoded by the coding sequence ATGATTATCGATCCTGCACTGGCCGAGGTCAGCACACTGCGCCAGAAGCTGCGCCAGACCACGCATGCCGACGAAACGGAGACCGTCAATCAGTTGATCAAGCTTGCGGAATCCGATGCAGACACGCGTCACAGGGTCGAACGGAAGGCCACGGACCTGGTCAAGGCCGTGCGCAACTCGCGCATCGGACAGGGCGGTATCGATGCCTTCATGCACGAATACGAACTGTCCAGTAAGGAAGGCGTCATCCTGATGTGCTTGGCCGAGGCCATGCTGCGCGTACCGGATTCCTATACCGTCGACAAGCTGATCAAGGACAAGATTGGCTCGGCGGAATGGGACAAGCACGTGGGCGCCAGTGAGTCCCTTTTCGTCAACGCCTCCACCTGGGCCCTGATGCTCACGGGCCGTGTGGTGAAGTTGAATGACGCGGACCGCCAGAATGTCGGTGGGGTGCTGCGCCGCCTTGTCCAGCGATCTGGGGAGCCCGTGATTCGGCGCGCCGTGCGCGAGGCCATGCGCATCATGGGCCGCCAGTTCGTCATGGGACGCACCATCGAAGAAGCGCTCGAGCGGGCCAAGCCCGTGGAGGCAAAGGGATACCGCTACTCCTATGACATGCTCGGCGAAGCCGCACGGACCATGGAGGATGCGGATCGCTACTACCAGTCCTATCGTGATGCCATCGCCGCCATCGGCAAAGCCGGCGCAGACAAGAACATCGATGACAGTCCCGGTATTTCGGTGAAGCTGTCCGCCCTGCATCCGCGCTATGAGTTTGCACATCGCGACCGCGTCATGAGCGAGATCGTACCGCGCCTGAAGCAGCTCTGCCTCGATGCCAAGCAGAAGGAAATTGCCCTCTGCGTCGACGCCGAGGAAGCAGATCGCCTGGACATCTCACTCGATGTCATCGAAGCCGTCTCCGGTGATCCTGATCTGGCCGGCTGGAACGGCTTCGGACTGGCCGTCCAGGCCTACCAGAAACGGGCTCATATGGTGATCGACTGGCTGGCGGATATGGCCCGCAAGCACCAGCGCCGGCTGAACGTGCGCCTGGTCAAGGGCGCCTACTGGGACACCGAGATCAAGCACGCCCAGGAACTGGGGTATCCCGGCTATCCCGTTTTCACGCGCAAGGTGCTGACAGACGTCTCCTATCTGGCCTGTGCCAAGAAACTGCTGAGCAACACGGATGTCTTCTACCCCCAGTTTGCCACGCACAACGCCCAGACCCTGGCAGCCATCCTGGAGTTTGCAGGCGACAATCAGGAATACGAATTCCAGCGCCTCCACGGCATGGGGGAAGCCCTCTATGAAGAAGTGGTCGGCAAAAAGAAGCACAATCGACCCTGCCGCATCTACGCCCCCGTCGGCAGCCACGAAGATCTGCTGGCCTACCTGGTCCGCCGCCTACTTGAAAACGGGGCCAACAGCTCCTTCGTCAATCGCATCCAGGACGAGGACCTGCCCATCGAGGAGATGGTGGCTGACCCGGTCGAGCAGGCCAAGAAGCTGAAACATGTGCCACACCCGCACATCCCCCTGCCCCGGAATATCTACGGGGACGCAAGAAGGAACTCGGCGGGACTTGACCTGACCAACATCTCGGTCATGTCGCCCCTCTCACAGAGCATGCGTGAGAAGGCGGAGAAGCACTGGAGTGCTGCGCCTATCATCAATGGCAAGGAGGCCAAGGGGCGCGCCGAAGATGTTCGTAATCCAGCCGATAATACGGAGGTCGTTGGACAGGTCGTGAATGCGACGCCGCAACAGGCCCTGGAAGCGCTGGAGATCGCCACGAAAGCGCACTTCTCCTGGAACGAAACACCTGCCGACCAGCGCGCTGCCTGCCTGGACCGGATGGCCGACCTTATGGAGGAGAACACGGCCGAACTGATGGCCATCTGCATCAAGGAAGCCGGCAAGTCACCCAACGATGCCATCGCCGAGGTGCGCGAGGCGGTCGACTTCTGTCGCTACTATGCCATGAAGGCGCGCGAGGATTTCGGCGCACCGCTGAAACTGCCCGGGCCTACCGGAGAAATCGACGAATACGGACTTCACGGACGCGGCACCTTCCTCTGCATCAGCCCCTGGAACTTCCCCCTGGCCATCTTCACTGGCCAGATTTCGGCCGCACTGGTGGCCGGAAACTGTGTTATCGCCAAGCCCGCCGAACAGACTTCACTGGTAGCTGCCGCAGCCGTGCGGCTGCTCCACAAAGCGGGGATTCCCAAGGACGTTCTGCACCTGATCCCCGGGGACGGCGCCAAGATCGGAGGCGCGCTGATTGCCGATACGCGGATTTCCGGCATCGCCTTCACGGGCTCCGTGGAAACGGCGCGGCTGATCAACCAGAGCCTGGCCAAGCGCGAAGGGCCCATTGTGCCCCTGATCGCGGAAACCGGTGGCCAGAATGCCATGCTTGTGGACTCAACGGCGCTGCCCGAGCAGGTCATTCGCGATGTGGTGATCTCCGCCTTCCAGTCCGCAGGTCAACGCTGTTCGGCCCTGCGCATCCTCTGCATTCAGGAGGATGTTGCCGAGAAGACGCTGAAGATGCTCTCCGGGGCCATTTCTGAACTGAGCGTAGGTGATCCGGCCTGGCTGTCCACCGATGTCGGCCCGGTCATAGATTCCGAAGCTCGGGACATGTTGAACGGTCACATCAATCGTATGGAAGCCGAAGGGCGATTGATCGCCCGCGCCTCGGCGCCGGAGTCTGCCGACAAGGGCACCTTCGTGCCGCCCGTGGCCTTCGAGATCGACTCGCTGAACCGCCTTCAGGGCGAAGTCTTCGGGCCTGTCCTTCATGTCCTGCGCTACAAGGCAGAAAAAATGGACAAGCTGATCGAGGACATCAACGCCCTGAACTACGGCCTGACCTTCGGCATACATACACGCATCGACTCGACCGTCGACTTCGTGCGCCGGCGCATCCGCGTCGGCAACATGTATGTGAACCGGAACATGATCGGCGCTGTTGTCGGCGTACAACCCTTCGGCGGCGAGGGTCTGTCGGGAACGGGGCCCAAGGCCGGAGGACCCCACTATCTGCACCGCTTCGCGACCGAGCGCGTCATCTCCATTGACACCACGGCGGCAGGGGGCAATGCCTCTCTCATGTCCATGAGTGAAGACCTCCCCATGTAG
- a CDS encoding PaaI family thioesterase → MTDFQPADPQWEARVRASFDRLGIMKTLGARLGKIAPGSVEILLEYNEGLSQQHGYFHAGVTSTIADSAGGLSAYSLFPVGRAALSVEFKINMLNPADGDCLRAVGKVLKLGRTLSICEIEVYSQRQERESLCAKMQQTLFQVAART, encoded by the coding sequence ATGACAGATTTCCAGCCGGCAGACCCCCAGTGGGAAGCGCGTGTGCGCGCCTCGTTCGACCGCCTGGGGATCATGAAGACCCTGGGGGCACGCCTTGGGAAGATCGCACCCGGAAGTGTTGAGATCCTGCTGGAGTATAATGAGGGGCTCAGCCAGCAGCATGGATACTTTCATGCGGGCGTGACCTCCACCATTGCCGATTCCGCGGGGGGCCTGTCTGCCTACAGTCTGTTTCCTGTGGGCCGGGCCGCCCTGTCCGTGGAATTCAAGATCAACATGCTCAATCCGGCAGATGGCGATTGCCTGCGCGCCGTTGGCAAGGTCCTGAAACTGGGACGAACCTTGTCGATTTGTGAAATTGAGGTCTACAGCCAGAGGCAGGAAAGAGAAAGTCTTTGCGCAAAGATGCAGCAAACCCTGTTTCAGGTGGCCGCGCGAACATGA
- the bfr gene encoding bacterioferritin translates to MKGDKQVIEYLNKVLTNELTAINQYFLHSRILGDWGVSELAGKEYEESIDEMKHADQLIKRILFLEGLPNLQDLHKIMIGEDVKEILECDLKLESKAIPLLREAITHCEQVHDYVSRELFESILESEEEHVDWLETQLGLIGRMGLENFIQMQTGANESEG, encoded by the coding sequence ATGAAGGGTGACAAACAGGTCATCGAGTACCTCAACAAGGTACTCACCAATGAGTTGACGGCGATCAACCAGTATTTCCTGCACTCGCGCATCCTGGGTGATTGGGGTGTGTCCGAACTGGCGGGCAAGGAATACGAGGAATCCATCGACGAGATGAAGCACGCTGATCAGTTGATCAAGCGTATCCTCTTCCTTGAGGGCCTTCCGAATCTACAGGATCTGCACAAGATCATGATCGGAGAGGACGTGAAGGAGATCCTGGAGTGCGACCTCAAGCTGGAAAGCAAGGCCATCCCACTTCTTCGCGAGGCGATCACCCACTGCGAACAGGTGCACGATTACGTCAGCCGCGAACTGTTCGAGAGCATCCTCGAAAGCGAGGAAGAGCACGTTGACTGGCTGGAAACCCAACTCGGGTTGATTGGACGCATGGGGCTGGAGAATTTCATCCAGATGCAAACCGGCGCCAACGAATCCGAGGGCTAA
- a CDS encoding PaaI family thioesterase, whose product MTDSSKPPVSHDSTHETGAFGAHVGLQITSWELNRVELDLQVEAFHLNRGQVLHGGMTSTLADAACGYAGTHPDMPEGQRQAVTLSLNVQFIEPGQPGRRITAIGEKVGGGRSIFFSRCDVRDESGALLAQAEGTFRYVG is encoded by the coding sequence ATGACAGACTCCAGCAAACCTCCCGTTTCCCATGATAGTACCCACGAGACTGGCGCCTTTGGTGCCCATGTCGGGCTACAGATCACATCATGGGAGCTCAACCGCGTGGAACTCGACCTGCAGGTGGAGGCCTTCCACCTCAATCGTGGCCAGGTCCTTCATGGCGGCATGACCTCGACGCTGGCGGATGCCGCCTGCGGTTATGCCGGCACACATCCCGACATGCCGGAAGGCCAGCGACAGGCCGTCACGCTGTCCCTGAATGTCCAGTTCATCGAACCGGGACAACCGGGACGCAGGATCACGGCCATCGGCGAAAAGGTCGGAGGTGGGCGCAGCATCTTCTTCAGCCGCTGTGACGTTCGTGATGAAAGCGGCGCACTCCTGGCGCAGGCAGAAGGCACTTTCCGCTACGTGGGATAA